The Celeribacter marinus genome window below encodes:
- a CDS encoding type I restriction-modification enzyme R subunit C-terminal domain-containing protein, with amino-acid sequence MFAKNSKHAQFIVDRFNANYPHHKGEFAKLIDYSVTYTQSLIDDFSEKDKAPHIAASVDMLDTGIDVPEVVNLVFFKVVRSKTKFWQMVGRGTRLCPDLFGPDEDKDEFVIFDFCQNLEFFNENPNFTDGVGSKPISERLFTTRVELIDAAQEDDNPHEDLVRSIKQRLQDEVAGMPLDNFIVRAKRRSVERFQKPDSWSDLTLEARMALTDDVAGLPSAFEDGALPAKQFDLLCLNSQLRLLQNDGGFSVLQQRIIRFASALEELENVPLVAKELELILDLQSDAFWEAVTVESLESVRKRLRGLAELIKPKERKIVITDFIDEIDEGTNIVMPDIGSGVDKARFKMKVRKFVEAHRDHITLNKVKFGQQLTKQDLDELSAILVSEGVTDQKTLKNLDDNGGLGPFLRSLIGLDRAAAKDAFGGFTTLHRLSADQTEFLDLIIDSLTEGGIVEPAAFYESPFTDIDDQGIAGVFSREQAKTIVAIVRTLNESAAA; translated from the coding sequence ATCTTTGCTAAAAACAGTAAACATGCCCAGTTTATTGTTGATCGATTTAATGCCAACTACCCCCACCACAAAGGGGAATTCGCCAAACTAATTGATTATAGTGTGACCTACACGCAATCGCTCATCGATGACTTTTCTGAAAAAGATAAAGCACCGCACATCGCGGCTTCCGTCGACATGCTCGACACAGGTATCGATGTTCCCGAAGTTGTGAACCTCGTCTTCTTCAAAGTCGTGCGTTCAAAAACAAAATTCTGGCAGATGGTTGGCCGTGGGACCCGATTGTGCCCTGATCTGTTTGGTCCAGATGAAGATAAAGACGAATTCGTCATCTTCGATTTTTGCCAAAACTTGGAATTTTTCAATGAAAACCCAAACTTCACAGACGGTGTTGGAAGCAAACCTATCAGTGAGCGCCTTTTCACGACACGGGTCGAGTTGATCGATGCGGCCCAAGAAGATGATAATCCCCACGAAGATCTGGTGCGCTCCATCAAGCAACGACTTCAAGATGAAGTGGCTGGAATGCCTCTTGATAACTTCATCGTCCGAGCAAAGCGGCGCAGCGTCGAGCGGTTCCAAAAGCCCGACAGCTGGTCAGATTTAACGTTGGAAGCGCGCATGGCGTTGACAGACGATGTTGCAGGCCTCCCAAGTGCTTTTGAAGATGGCGCCCTACCCGCAAAACAGTTCGATCTTCTTTGCTTGAATAGCCAGCTGCGGCTGCTTCAAAACGATGGCGGTTTTAGTGTCCTACAACAACGCATCATCCGCTTCGCTTCTGCTCTAGAAGAGCTCGAAAACGTGCCCTTGGTTGCAAAAGAGCTTGAGCTAATCTTGGACCTTCAGTCAGACGCTTTCTGGGAGGCCGTCACGGTTGAGAGTCTGGAAAGCGTACGCAAACGCCTTCGTGGTTTGGCCGAACTCATAAAGCCTAAAGAACGGAAAATAGTCATAACAGACTTCATTGATGAAATAGATGAAGGCACAAACATCGTCATGCCCGATATCGGCAGTGGCGTGGACAAGGCCCGCTTCAAAATGAAAGTGCGCAAATTTGTTGAAGCACATCGCGACCACATCACGTTGAACAAAGTTAAGTTTGGACAGCAACTGACAAAGCAAGATTTGGATGAACTTTCAGCGATCCTTGTAAGCGAGGGGGTTACTGACCAAAAGACATTGAAGAATTTAGATGATAACGGTGGCTTAGGGCCCTTCTTAAGGTCACTAATCGGCCTAGACCGCGCCGCCGCGAAAGATGCCTTTGGCGGATTTACGACACTCCATCGCCTTAGCGCAGATCAAACTGAATTCCTTGACCTTATTATCGACAGCTTAACGGAAGGCGGCATTGTAGAACCCGCCGCGTTCTATGAAAGCCCGTTCACAGACATAGACGACCAAGGGATTGCAGGCGTCTTCAGTCGCGAGCAGGCAAAAACAATCGTTGCGATCGTCAGAACATTGAATGAATCCGCGGCAGCGTAA
- a CDS encoding MBL fold metallo-hydrolase, with the protein MRDRPQVITALGHGVVRILAPNPSPMTHWGTNCYLLGTGAERILIDAGPRDPAHHDAVLSALPKGARIAAIAITHAHLDHSAGAKDLAHATGAPVYAFGTADAGRSRVMAHLAKRELAQGGEGVDAAFTPDIIVEDGETIRVDGAQVTALHAPGHMGNHLAFVWGETCFTGDLVMGWSSSLISPPDGDACAYRDSCNRLLEFGFARFLPGHGAPIDAPAERITELLAHRAHREAQILAQLTLGPRDLTALTAAIYTDLPAQALPYAARNTFAHLIDLVEQKKVACTPTLWETALFTHQIPETKSF; encoded by the coding sequence ATGCGCGACAGACCACAAGTGATCACAGCGTTGGGCCACGGTGTTGTGCGCATCCTCGCCCCCAACCCCTCCCCCATGACCCATTGGGGCACGAATTGCTATCTGTTGGGCACAGGTGCCGAGCGCATTTTGATCGACGCGGGACCGCGTGACCCCGCCCACCATGATGCCGTTTTGTCGGCACTTCCCAAAGGGGCGCGCATTGCCGCCATTGCCATAACGCACGCCCATCTTGATCATAGTGCGGGGGCAAAGGATTTGGCCCACGCCACGGGCGCACCTGTTTACGCCTTCGGGACCGCCGATGCGGGACGCTCACGCGTGATGGCGCACCTCGCCAAGCGGGAATTGGCGCAGGGTGGCGAAGGCGTGGATGCGGCGTTTACACCCGATATCATCGTGGAAGATGGCGAGACGATCCGCGTGGACGGTGCGCAGGTCACCGCCCTGCATGCGCCCGGACATATGGGCAATCACCTTGCCTTTGTATGGGGGGAGACCTGTTTTACCGGCGATCTCGTGATGGGATGGTCCTCGTCGCTCATTTCACCACCCGATGGAGACGCGTGCGCGTACCGCGACAGTTGCAATCGCCTTTTGGAATTCGGGTTTGCGCGGTTTTTACCGGGTCACGGCGCGCCAATTGATGCGCCCGCTGAGCGGATTACGGAACTGTTGGCGCACCGCGCACACCGCGAGGCACAAATCCTTGCACAATTGACCTTAGGTCCGCGTGATCTCACGGCCCTTACCGCAGCGATCTACACCGACCTCCCCGCACAGGCCCTCCCCTACGCCGCCCGCAACACGTTTGCCCACCTCATTGATTTGGTTGAGCAAAAGAAGGTTGCGTGCACACCAACGCTCTGGGAAACTGCCCTATTCACACACCAAATACCCGAGACGAAAAGTTTTTGA
- a CDS encoding site-specific integrase: MIRKDLASIARRKAITSAYQEQTNHNNLSALEYVQVLDIYVSGKAKAWVGGEEMDPVAQPVQPETPAPCPDLPSPKIIDVINRMNAIKRIEGIEEKTLRQYQSFAALFAMLSGTDDITKIRQPDVKAFRADLSMMPKSWGKSPKDRTATRDEVMAKAASLPLDKIGLSVGTINRHLEHLNQIADWARDEGLSVDPNLNPAKLRKKETVRARDKRAAFSVAQLQAIFQNPVWTGSKSEYHQTKPGQDIFQNGVYWCPLIGAYTGARREEIAGLAPSDIVKVEGIWCFSIVDSELRRIKNLSSRRMIPIHSHLIELGFLDHGLKAQNNNQNSLFPELYEVGNDAYGRKVGRRMRQIIDQELREHGAKLSFHSLRHYAQNQLDHAGVDDKIVRDIIGHEGKDIHDKVYRKSAPLPALSQAIARLPKVA; this comes from the coding sequence TTGATCCGCAAAGATCTGGCCAGCATCGCCCGCAGAAAAGCCATCACCAGCGCTTATCAAGAACAAACGAACCATAACAACCTGTCAGCCCTGGAATACGTTCAGGTTCTAGACATCTATGTGTCTGGCAAGGCCAAGGCATGGGTTGGCGGCGAAGAAATGGACCCGGTCGCCCAACCGGTCCAACCTGAAACGCCTGCCCCTTGTCCGGATCTGCCGTCACCCAAAATCATCGATGTGATTAACCGTATGAACGCCATCAAACGTATTGAAGGCATTGAAGAAAAGACCCTTCGCCAATACCAAAGCTTTGCGGCGCTGTTTGCTATGTTGTCAGGAACTGATGACATTACCAAAATCCGACAACCGGATGTAAAAGCCTTCCGCGCTGACCTCTCGATGATGCCTAAAAGCTGGGGCAAGAGCCCGAAGGATCGAACTGCAACGCGCGATGAGGTTATGGCCAAAGCCGCCAGCCTGCCCCTCGACAAGATTGGGCTTTCTGTCGGAACCATCAATCGCCACCTAGAACACCTCAACCAAATCGCTGATTGGGCGCGGGATGAAGGTTTGTCAGTTGATCCCAACCTCAATCCCGCCAAGTTGCGCAAAAAAGAAACTGTCCGCGCCCGTGATAAACGCGCTGCGTTTTCTGTTGCGCAGCTTCAGGCGATTTTCCAAAATCCCGTCTGGACCGGTTCAAAGTCGGAGTACCACCAGACAAAGCCCGGACAAGACATCTTCCAAAACGGCGTCTACTGGTGCCCCCTGATCGGTGCATACACAGGGGCGCGGCGCGAAGAAATCGCGGGGCTTGCCCCATCCGACATCGTCAAAGTTGAGGGGATTTGGTGCTTCTCCATTGTGGACTCCGAACTACGCCGCATCAAGAACCTATCATCGCGCCGCATGATCCCAATCCACTCACATCTGATTGAATTGGGGTTTCTTGATCATGGCTTGAAAGCACAAAATAACAATCAAAACAGCCTCTTCCCAGAGTTATATGAAGTAGGAAACGACGCCTATGGCCGCAAAGTTGGTCGCCGTATGCGCCAAATCATCGATCAAGAACTTCGGGAACATGGCGCAAAACTGTCCTTCCACAGCCTACGCCACTACGCGCAAAATCAATTGGATCACGCTGGTGTGGACGACAAAATTGTTCGAGATATCATTGGTCACGAAGGCAAGGATATCCACGACAAGGTGTACCGCAAATCTGCGCCACTTCCTGCTCTGTCACAGGCAATCGCGCGCCTCCCCAAGGTTGCCTAA
- a CDS encoding ImuA family protein, whose amino-acid sequence MTAFESHFPPMNTRTHEVCGPSAYAFAFALAGRVCRTGADTVLWVREAWNGTQLNPLGFAPYLDPQQLLIAQAPSHIDALASAEEALRSGRISLVVMELSQPIGLTEGRRLQLAAQQGRAMGLCILPEGMGSNAAQTRWHCAPVFDAKARADSTLQKWEIIKNKSGTLRAWNVKWDAQTCRINVVSEAAQR is encoded by the coding sequence ATGACCGCATTCGAATCTCATTTCCCGCCGATGAACACCCGCACCCATGAGGTCTGTGGGCCGTCCGCCTATGCCTTTGCTTTCGCGCTGGCGGGGCGGGTGTGTCGCACGGGGGCTGATACCGTGCTTTGGGTGCGTGAGGCATGGAATGGGACGCAGCTGAACCCGTTGGGCTTTGCACCCTATCTCGATCCGCAACAGCTTTTGATTGCGCAGGCACCAAGCCACATTGACGCTTTGGCCTCGGCTGAGGAGGCGCTGCGCTCTGGGCGCATTTCACTGGTGGTCATGGAGTTGAGCCAACCGATTGGCCTCACCGAAGGGCGGCGATTGCAGCTTGCCGCGCAACAAGGCCGCGCCATGGGACTGTGCATTCTGCCTGAGGGGATGGGCAGCAATGCGGCTCAAACCCGTTGGCACTGCGCCCCTGTTTTTGACGCAAAGGCGCGTGCGGACTCGACTCTGCAAAAATGGGAAATTATAAAGAACAAATCAGGAACACTAAGGGCGTGGAATGTTAAGTGGGATGCGCAAACGTGTCGTATCAATGTGGTTTCCGAGGCTGCCCAGCGATAG
- a CDS encoding error-prone DNA polymerase has product MSARNPSLDPGYAELCCTSNFTFLRGASHPEELIARAATLGLTAIAITDHNSLAGVVRAFSALKELRREHGDEANLPKLIVGARLILRDSDTHWIALPHDRAAYARLTRLLTLGKRRAPKGACYLDLRDIAQGCAGMSLIALPQSALHDSAPEISTLKKCFPSNVFVGAAPRYDGSDQAYFDAIAQLAHRTAAPMVAVGDVLMHHGSRRQLADVLTCLRAHITIDQIGTRALLNAERRLKGEADMARLFARHPAALRRTVEIAAKASFCLSELSYEYPDEIAGGEPPQERLARLAAEGLKIRYPNGAPDTAIAQMDKELTLVKTLDFPAYFLTVHDIVQFAKSQGILCQGRGSAANSILCYLLGITDVSPETITMVVERFVSEHRGEPPDIDVDFEHERREEVIQHIYSKYGRHRAGLCATVIHFRSRAAIAEVGKVMGLSKDVTANLSGQIWGSGNNGADPERVKELGLDMSDPRLALTIKLIGEIIGFPRHLSQHVGGFIITKGRLDELCPIENAAMDDRTIIEWDKDDIDALGILKVDILSLGMLTCIRKSFDLIAQHGGEKLSIATVPQADAPTFDMLCVADAIGVFQVESRAQMNFLPRMKPRVFYDLVIEVAIVRPGPIQGGMVHPYINRRQGKEAVTFPSPALEKVLGKTLGVPLFQEQAMQIAVVAAGFSPSEADKLRRSMATFRRMGTIGQLRDQFISGAVERGYDQAFAESCFSQIEGFGEYGFPESHAAAFAMLAYVSAWLKRHHPAAFACALLNSQPMGFYAPAQIVRDAREHHIEVRPICVNASDWDNTLEKRADGSLALRLGLRQIKGFREDDAAWIVAARGNGYPDPEALWLRAGITPAALERLAEADAYAGLGMGRRDALWAVKAITGPKPLPLFNDPIEGEGIREPSVTLPAMHLGEEVVEDYVAMRLSLKAHPMELLRPEMEGLTPHAALPDVPLGPIAGRAISVCGLVITRQRPGTASGVVFLTLEDETGVSNVVVWKTVYKQFRRAVMGGRLLRVTGVVQREGIVVHLIAQHIEDVSHRLSTLGHPMENAIGITQPQADDAPRTRAQPRAMHPRDQAKRLFPSRDFH; this is encoded by the coding sequence ATGAGCGCCCGTAACCCGTCCCTAGACCCCGGATATGCAGAGCTGTGCTGCACGTCGAATTTCACCTTTCTGCGCGGCGCATCGCATCCTGAGGAATTGATCGCACGCGCCGCCACCCTTGGCCTCACCGCCATCGCAATCACGGATCACAATTCATTGGCGGGTGTGGTGCGGGCGTTTTCGGCGCTCAAGGAATTGCGCCGCGAGCATGGGGACGAGGCGAACCTGCCCAAACTCATCGTCGGCGCGCGGTTGATCTTGCGCGACAGTGACACGCATTGGATTGCCTTGCCCCATGACCGCGCGGCCTATGCGCGGCTGACGCGGTTGCTTACACTTGGCAAACGGCGCGCCCCCAAAGGTGCGTGCTACCTCGACCTGCGCGACATCGCACAAGGCTGTGCGGGGATGAGCCTGATCGCCTTGCCGCAATCGGCCCTGCACGACAGTGCGCCCGAGATCTCCACGCTTAAAAAGTGTTTCCCTTCAAATGTCTTTGTCGGCGCTGCCCCGCGCTATGACGGCAGTGATCAGGCGTATTTCGACGCCATAGCACAGCTTGCACATCGCACCGCCGCGCCGATGGTGGCCGTGGGTGATGTGCTCATGCATCACGGGTCGCGCCGGCAATTGGCCGATGTTCTGACCTGTCTGCGCGCGCACATCACAATTGATCAGATCGGCACTCGCGCGCTCCTCAATGCGGAACGGCGTCTCAAGGGAGAGGCCGATATGGCGCGGTTGTTTGCGCGCCACCCCGCCGCCCTGCGTCGCACCGTGGAGATTGCCGCCAAGGCGAGCTTTTGCCTCTCCGAGTTGAGCTACGAGTATCCCGACGAGATCGCGGGGGGCGAGCCACCGCAAGAGCGGTTGGCGCGATTGGCCGCCGAGGGGCTTAAAATCCGCTATCCAAACGGCGCGCCCGACACGGCCATTGCGCAGATGGACAAGGAACTGACACTGGTCAAAACGCTCGACTTTCCGGCCTATTTCCTCACCGTGCATGACATTGTGCAGTTTGCCAAATCGCAAGGCATCCTGTGCCAAGGGCGCGGCTCGGCGGCCAATTCGATCCTGTGTTATCTCTTGGGGATCACCGATGTCAGCCCCGAAACTATCACCATGGTGGTTGAGCGGTTCGTGTCCGAACATCGTGGCGAGCCGCCCGATATTGATGTGGATTTCGAGCATGAGCGCCGCGAAGAAGTCATTCAGCACATTTATTCCAAATACGGCCGTCACCGCGCGGGCCTATGCGCCACGGTGATCCATTTCCGCTCGCGCGCCGCCATCGCGGAGGTCGGCAAAGTGATGGGCCTATCCAAGGATGTGACGGCCAACCTGTCGGGGCAAATCTGGGGATCGGGCAACAACGGCGCGGATCCTGAACGGGTCAAGGAATTGGGCCTCGACATGAGCGATCCGCGTCTGGCGCTCACCATAAAACTCATCGGGGAGATCATCGGATTTCCGCGCCATCTGAGCCAACATGTCGGCGGATTTATCATCACCAAGGGGCGGCTTGACGAGCTGTGCCCGATTGAAAACGCCGCGATGGACGACCGCACAATCATCGAGTGGGACAAGGATGACATCGACGCGCTTGGCATTCTCAAGGTCGACATTCTCAGCCTCGGGATGCTCACCTGTATCCGCAAAAGTTTCGATCTGATTGCGCAGCATGGGGGCGAGAAATTGTCGATTGCAACCGTGCCCCAAGCGGACGCGCCGACCTTTGACATGCTGTGTGTGGCCGATGCGATTGGGGTGTTTCAGGTGGAGAGCCGCGCGCAAATGAACTTCCTGCCGCGCATGAAGCCGCGCGTGTTTTACGATCTGGTGATCGAGGTCGCCATCGTGCGTCCCGGTCCGATCCAGGGCGGCATGGTGCATCCCTATATCAACCGCCGCCAAGGCAAAGAGGCCGTGACCTTTCCATCGCCCGCGCTTGAAAAGGTTCTGGGCAAAACCCTCGGCGTGCCGCTCTTCCAAGAGCAGGCCATGCAGATCGCCGTGGTCGCGGCAGGGTTTTCGCCGTCAGAGGCCGACAAGCTGCGCCGCTCCATGGCAACGTTTCGACGGATGGGCACCATCGGCCAGCTACGCGACCAATTTATCAGCGGCGCGGTGGAGCGTGGTTATGATCAGGCCTTTGCGGAGAGCTGTTTTTCGCAAATCGAGGGCTTTGGCGAATACGGGTTTCCCGAAAGCCACGCCGCGGCCTTTGCGATGCTCGCCTATGTTTCAGCGTGGTTAAAACGCCACCATCCCGCCGCCTTCGCCTGTGCTTTGCTCAATTCGCAACCGATGGGATTTTACGCCCCCGCGCAAATTGTCCGCGATGCGCGCGAGCATCACATTGAGGTGCGCCCGATCTGTGTGAACGCGAGCGATTGGGACAATACATTGGAAAAACGCGCCGATGGGTCACTGGCGCTCAGGCTCGGGTTGCGCCAGATCAAAGGCTTTCGCGAGGATGATGCGGCATGGATCGTGGCTGCGCGCGGCAACGGCTATCCCGACCCTGAGGCGTTGTGGTTGCGGGCGGGGATAACGCCTGCGGCTCTAGAACGATTGGCCGAGGCGGACGCCTATGCTGGGCTTGGCATGGGGCGGCGCGATGCGCTTTGGGCGGTGAAGGCCATAACCGGCCCCAAGCCGCTGCCATTGTTCAATGACCCGATTGAGGGCGAAGGGATCCGTGAGCCGTCCGTGACCTTGCCCGCGATGCATCTGGGCGAAGAGGTCGTCGAGGATTACGTTGCCATGCGCCTGTCGCTCAAGGCCCACCCGATGGAGCTTTTGCGCCCCGAAATGGAGGGGCTGACGCCCCATGCGGCACTCCCCGATGTGCCCCTCGGTCCGATTGCGGGGCGCGCCATTTCTGTGTGCGGCTTAGTGATCACACGACAGCGCCCCGGCACCGCGTCGGGCGTTGTGTTTTTGACGCTGGAGGACGAAACGGGCGTATCAAACGTGGTGGTGTGGAAGACGGTCTACAAACAGTTTCGCCGCGCCGTCATGGGCGGGCGGTTGCTGCGCGTCACGGGCGTGGTTCAACGCGAAGGCATCGTGGTGCATCTCATTGCGCAGCACATCGAAGATGTCTCGCACCGCCTGAGCACGCTCGGCCACCCGATGGAAAACGCCATCGGCATCACCCAACCCCAAGCCGACGACGCCCCCCGCACACGCGCACAGCCACGCGCCATGCACCCGCGCGATCAAGCCAAACGGTTGTTTCCAAGCCGCGATTTTCATTGA
- the katG gene encoding catalase/peroxidase HPI, with amino-acid sequence MDGNDTGTGGKCPVMHGGNTATSSSVMAWWPNALNLDILHQHDTKTNPLGADFDYRKEVEGLDVAAVKADLHALMTDSQDWWPADWGHYGGFMIRMAWHSAGTYRLEDGRGGGGTGTQRFAPLNSWPDNVSLDKARRLLWPIKKKYGNKLSWADLMILAGNIAYESMGLKTFGFAFGRTDVWHPEIDTYWGAEKEWLADSDGRYGDLENPATMENPLAAVQMGLIYVNPEGVNGKPDPLKTALHVRETFARMAMNDEETVALTVGGHTVGKCHGNGDASTLGAEPEAGSVEEQGFGWSNPKGTKKASDAISSGIEGAWTTNPTKWDMGYFKLLFGYEWELKKSPAGAWQWEPIDIKEEDKPVDASDPSIRHNPIMTDADMAMKIDPIYREICEKFMADFDHFSDTFARAWFKLTHRDMGPKSRYIGPDVPQEDLIWQDPIPAGSTSYDVADVKALIANSGLTLAEMVSTAWDSARTYRGSDMRGGANGARIRLVPQKDWEGNEPAQLAKVLNVLEGIASETGASVADVIVLAGNLGVENAAKAAGFDVTVPFMPGRGDATDEMTDAASFDPLEPLADGYRNWLKKDYVVSPEELMLDRTQLMGLTAVEMTVLVGGMRAMGTNHGGTQHGVFTDRVGALTNDFFVNLTDMSNSWHPVDRTTYEVRDRTSGAVKWTATRMDLVFGSNSILRSYAEVYAQDDNEEKFVNDFVAAWTKVMNADRFDQLA; translated from the coding sequence ATGGACGGAAATGATACAGGGACAGGCGGCAAGTGTCCGGTGATGCACGGCGGAAATACCGCGACAAGCTCGTCTGTGATGGCATGGTGGCCGAATGCGCTAAACCTCGACATCCTGCACCAGCATGATACCAAAACCAATCCGCTTGGCGCAGATTTTGACTACCGCAAAGAGGTCGAAGGCCTTGATGTAGCGGCCGTGAAAGCGGACCTGCACGCGCTGATGACCGACAGTCAGGACTGGTGGCCTGCCGATTGGGGTCACTATGGTGGCTTTATGATCCGCATGGCGTGGCACTCGGCGGGAACTTACCGCCTTGAGGACGGTCGCGGTGGCGGCGGAACGGGCACGCAACGCTTTGCGCCGCTGAACTCGTGGCCCGATAACGTCAGCCTTGATAAAGCGCGCCGTTTGCTTTGGCCGATCAAAAAGAAATACGGCAACAAGCTAAGCTGGGCTGACCTTATGATCCTCGCGGGCAACATTGCCTATGAATCGATGGGTCTCAAGACGTTCGGGTTCGCCTTTGGGCGCACGGATGTTTGGCATCCTGAAATCGACACCTATTGGGGGGCCGAAAAAGAATGGCTAGCCGATAGTGATGGGCGCTACGGCGATCTGGAAAACCCTGCGACAATGGAAAACCCGCTCGCTGCGGTGCAGATGGGTCTGATCTACGTGAACCCAGAGGGCGTGAACGGCAAGCCTGATCCGCTGAAAACCGCATTACATGTGCGTGAAACCTTTGCCCGCATGGCAATGAACGACGAAGAGACCGTTGCATTGACGGTTGGCGGTCACACCGTTGGCAAATGTCACGGCAATGGCGATGCGTCCACCTTGGGTGCGGAACCCGAGGCCGGTAGTGTCGAGGAGCAGGGCTTTGGCTGGAGCAATCCAAAAGGCACCAAAAAAGCCAGTGACGCCATCAGCAGTGGTATCGAAGGCGCATGGACCACGAACCCGACCAAATGGGACATGGGCTATTTCAAGTTGCTGTTCGGCTACGAGTGGGAGCTCAAGAAAAGCCCCGCCGGCGCGTGGCAATGGGAGCCGATCGACATCAAGGAAGAAGACAAGCCCGTCGACGCCTCTGACCCATCGATCCGCCACAACCCGATCATGACCGATGCCGACATGGCGATGAAGATCGACCCGATCTACCGCGAGATTTGTGAAAAGTTCATGGCGGACTTTGATCACTTCTCCGACACGTTCGCGCGGGCGTGGTTCAAACTGACCCACCGCGATATGGGGCCAAAATCCCGCTACATCGGCCCCGATGTGCCGCAAGAGGATCTGATCTGGCAAGATCCGATCCCCGCAGGCAGCACGTCTTATGACGTGGCGGATGTAAAGGCACTGATCGCCAACAGTGGTCTGACACTGGCCGAGATGGTGTCGACAGCTTGGGACAGTGCGCGCACCTATCGCGGCTCTGACATGCGCGGCGGTGCCAATGGCGCGCGCATCCGTCTTGTACCTCAAAAAGATTGGGAGGGCAACGAGCCTGCACAATTGGCCAAAGTCCTAAACGTTTTGGAAGGCATCGCCTCCGAGACGGGCGCAAGCGTGGCTGATGTGATCGTTCTGGCCGGCAACCTCGGCGTCGAAAACGCAGCCAAAGCGGCAGGTTTTGACGTCACTGTTCCGTTCATGCCCGGACGTGGAGACGCGACAGACGAGATGACAGATGCCGCATCTTTTGATCCGCTTGAGCCTTTGGCTGACGGCTACCGCAACTGGTTGAAGAAAGACTATGTTGTGAGCCCTGAGGAGCTGATGCTTGATCGCACGCAATTGATGGGTTTGACCGCTGTTGAGATGACTGTCCTTGTGGGCGGTATGCGGGCAATGGGCACCAACCACGGCGGAACACAGCATGGCGTGTTCACCGATCGGGTCGGCGCGTTGACCAATGATTTCTTTGTCAACCTGACCGATATGTCCAACTCGTGGCACCCTGTCGACCGCACGACCTACGAAGTCCGCGACCGCACATCAGGCGCGGTAAAATGGACAGCAACACGGATGGATTTGGTGTTTGGCTCAAATTCGATCCTGCGGTCTTACGCCGAAGTCTATGCCCAAGATGACAATGAAGAGAAGTTCGTGAACGATTTTGTCGCCGCTTGGACAAAAGTCATGAATGCTGATCGCTTTGATCAACTGGCATAA
- a CDS encoding hydrogen peroxide-inducible genes activator produces MIDITIKHLRYFEALARHRHFGRAADDCGISQPALSVQIKTLEDMLGTPLVERGPKQLRLTGYGEVFLERAREILKSVNELGDLARASHSPLIGRLRFGVIPTVAPYFLPQFIKCLAKDYAGLDPRPREAKTSKLIDGLLGGQLDTAIVALPVSEPSLHEETLFAEDFVLVRPLSDADKPVPNAKLLREMRLLLLEEGHCFRDQALSFCTASSTLPRDLMEGSSLSTLVQMVGAGIGVTLIPDMAVPIETRSASVSVARLEHPRPSRTIGMVWRKTTPLSDQLKHIAQTVRASL; encoded by the coding sequence ATGATAGATATTACAATCAAGCACCTGCGCTACTTTGAGGCCTTGGCCAGACACCGCCATTTTGGCCGCGCTGCCGATGATTGCGGCATTTCACAACCTGCGCTGTCGGTGCAGATCAAAACACTCGAGGACATGCTCGGAACGCCACTTGTCGAACGCGGGCCAAAGCAGCTCCGCCTGACGGGCTATGGTGAGGTATTTCTTGAGCGTGCGCGCGAAATTCTTAAATCCGTGAACGAGCTTGGCGATCTCGCCCGCGCGTCACATAGCCCACTGATCGGAAGGTTGCGGTTTGGCGTCATACCTACCGTTGCGCCATACTTTTTACCGCAGTTCATTAAATGCCTCGCCAAAGACTACGCAGGGCTAGACCCGCGTCCCCGCGAAGCAAAGACGTCAAAGCTCATCGACGGTCTTTTGGGCGGCCAACTCGATACCGCGATTGTCGCATTGCCTGTGTCTGAGCCGTCCTTGCACGAAGAAACATTGTTCGCCGAGGATTTCGTTCTGGTCAGACCACTGAGCGATGCGGACAAGCCTGTGCCCAATGCCAAGCTGTTGCGCGAAATGCGGTTGCTTTTGTTGGAGGAGGGGCATTGTTTTCGCGATCAGGCGCTGTCGTTTTGTACCGCGTCATCGACATTGCCGCGCGACTTGATGGAGGGCAGTTCCTTGTCCACACTGGTTCAGATGGTCGGCGCCGGAATTGGCGTCACCTTGATCCCCGACATGGCCGTCCCGATAGAGACCCGCTCAGCGTCCGTGTCTGTCGCGCGCTTGGAGCATCCTCGCCCGTCTCGGACCATCGGGATGGTTTGGCGCAAGACTACACCCTTGTCGGATCAACTCAAACACATCGCACAAACCGTCCGCGCCTCCCTATAA